In bacterium, the following proteins share a genomic window:
- a CDS encoding pyruvate ferredoxin oxidoreductase encodes MATATDKGEGIQLLTGSEVMAHICRMADVDVITAYPIRPYDTVMQYVARMIADGEMDAEYIPAESEHGQFEIVKHASACGARTFTGSSGVGWLYAMEPLAVTAGLRLPVVALVGCRALDDPGAFGTEHNDALLVRDLGWLINFPDTAQEAVELGLMAFRVGEDPRVFLPVAIAMDGAFLTHSQATVRVPGEAGVKEFLPPYDRGDLLLHPDNPITIAPQANEDWLMEVRRQSSEAAKNAYIVLKEVYKDYNRIFGENVNPFLDEYMTEDADVVLCGMGTLSLPVKVAIREMRKDGKKVGFVRLKWFRPFPTEELRASLSRFKAVGVIDRDYSYGSPFHGGILFNEIKAALYGLDKQPHVKGFICGLGGREVLLDDVKYITDQVYGLVEKGQTSNDVTWIGVRE; translated from the coding sequence ATGGCGACAGCAACCGATAAGGGTGAGGGCATCCAGCTACTCACCGGCAGCGAGGTGATGGCGCACATCTGCCGCATGGCCGATGTGGATGTCATCACGGCGTATCCGATCCGGCCTTACGATACGGTCATGCAGTATGTCGCGCGGATGATCGCAGACGGTGAGATGGATGCGGAGTACATTCCGGCCGAGAGCGAACACGGGCAATTCGAGATCGTCAAGCACGCCTCGGCCTGCGGGGCGCGTACCTTCACCGGATCGAGTGGTGTGGGCTGGCTCTATGCGATGGAGCCTCTCGCCGTGACCGCCGGCCTTCGCCTCCCCGTCGTGGCCCTGGTGGGCTGCCGGGCGCTGGACGATCCGGGCGCTTTCGGCACCGAGCACAACGACGCGCTGCTCGTGCGCGATCTGGGCTGGCTCATCAACTTCCCCGACACCGCGCAGGAGGCTGTCGAGCTCGGTCTCATGGCCTTCCGCGTGGGCGAGGACCCGAGGGTGTTCCTGCCCGTCGCGATTGCGATGGACGGGGCCTTCCTCACGCACAGCCAGGCGACGGTCCGCGTGCCGGGCGAGGCGGGGGTGAAGGAGTTTCTCCCGCCCTATGACCGGGGAGACCTCCTGCTTCACCCGGACAATCCCATCACCATCGCGCCGCAGGCGAACGAAGACTGGCTGATGGAGGTGCGGCGCCAGAGCAGCGAGGCTGCCAAGAACGCCTACATTGTGCTGAAAGAAGTCTACAAGGATTACAACCGCATCTTCGGCGAGAACGTAAACCCCTTCCTCGATGAGTACATGACCGAGGATGCCGATGTCGTTCTCTGCGGAATGGGAACCCTCAGCCTTCCGGTGAAGGTGGCCATCCGCGAGATGCGCAAGGACGGGAAAAAGGTCGGCTTCGTCCGGCTCAAGTGGTTCCGCCCGTTCCCGACCGAGGAGCTTCGCGCCTCGCTCTCGCGCTTCAAGGCGGTGGGCGTTATCGATCGCGACTACTCGTACGGCTCGCCTTTCCACGGCGGCATTCTGTTCAACGAGATCAAGGCGGCGCTTTACGGCCTCGACAAGCAGCCGCACGTGAAGGGTTTTATCTGCGGCCTCGGCGGGCGCGAAGTGCTGCTCGATGATGTCAAATACATTACCGACCAGGTGTACGGACTCGTGGAGAAGGGACAAACCTCCAACGATGTCACCTGGATTGGCGTGAGGGAGTAA
- a CDS encoding tripartite tricarboxylate transporter permease, with protein MEILGNLFYGIGVALAPQNLGMALIGVILGVAIGAMPGLGSVNGVAILLPITFAVPPTSAIIFLAAIYYGAMYGGAISSITLNIPGASTAVATTFDGYPLAQKGKAADALVTAAVASFIGGSISIVLFTFFAPPLAEFALRFGPPEEFAVVFLAYGTFAGLGGENPLKTLIATMTGLIMSSVGTDIVSGSPRLIFGGVTGFYHGINFLVLAIGLYGVGEIFYTLEGGLQTRERYQARVGIKEIVQTLRDLSKYTTTLLRGSFLGFFVGMLPAAGATPASFMSYSLAKRFSKETHLFGKGTIEGVAAPECANNAASTGAMLPMLTLGIPGSPTTAVMLGALYVWGLVPGPRLFVENPEFVWGLTGSLYIANFMAVIVSLFAVPIFIWMLRMPMTILAPIILVVCAVGGFSPTQDMFDVYLMFIFGAIGYFFRKLDYPLAPMVLALVLGDLTERTFRQSMIMSHGSIGIFFDMTNNPIAAVLMWLSIALFVVPLVMPLLRRLPGRGA; from the coding sequence TTGGAGATACTGGGAAACCTCTTCTACGGCATCGGTGTCGCCCTCGCCCCGCAAAATCTCGGAATGGCCCTCATCGGCGTCATTCTCGGTGTAGCCATCGGCGCCATGCCGGGGCTCGGCTCGGTGAACGGCGTCGCGATTCTGCTTCCGATTACGTTCGCCGTTCCGCCGACGAGCGCCATCATCTTCCTGGCCGCCATCTACTACGGCGCCATGTACGGCGGAGCCATCAGTTCCATCACGCTGAACATCCCGGGCGCCTCGACCGCTGTCGCCACCACGTTCGACGGCTACCCCCTCGCCCAGAAAGGAAAAGCGGCCGACGCCCTTGTCACGGCGGCGGTGGCAAGCTTCATCGGCGGGAGCATCTCCATCGTTCTCTTCACCTTCTTCGCTCCGCCGCTGGCGGAATTCGCCCTCCGGTTCGGCCCGCCCGAGGAGTTCGCCGTCGTATTTCTCGCCTACGGCACCTTCGCGGGGCTGGGCGGCGAGAACCCGCTCAAGACCCTGATCGCCACGATGACGGGGCTGATCATGTCCTCGGTGGGGACCGATATCGTCAGCGGCTCCCCCCGGCTCATCTTCGGGGGCGTCACCGGCTTCTACCACGGCATCAATTTTCTGGTTCTCGCCATCGGTCTCTATGGCGTCGGCGAGATCTTCTACACCCTTGAGGGCGGCCTCCAGACGCGCGAGCGCTATCAGGCCCGGGTCGGCATCAAAGAGATCGTCCAGACCCTCCGGGACCTTTCCAAGTACACGACCACCCTGCTTCGGGGCTCTTTCCTCGGGTTTTTCGTCGGGATGCTGCCGGCGGCCGGGGCGACTCCCGCCAGCTTCATGAGCTACAGCCTGGCCAAGCGCTTTTCCAAGGAAACCCATCTGTTCGGCAAAGGGACCATCGAGGGCGTGGCCGCCCCCGAGTGCGCCAACAACGCCGCCAGCACGGGCGCCATGCTCCCCATGCTCACCCTCGGCATTCCGGGATCGCCCACGACGGCCGTCATGCTGGGCGCCTTGTACGTCTGGGGTCTCGTTCCCGGCCCCCGGCTCTTTGTCGAAAACCCGGAGTTCGTCTGGGGCCTGACCGGAAGCCTCTACATCGCCAATTTCATGGCGGTGATTGTCTCCCTGTTCGCGGTGCCGATTTTCATCTGGATGCTCCGGATGCCGATGACGATTCTCGCGCCCATCATCCTGGTCGTCTGCGCGGTTGGGGGCTTTTCTCCGACGCAGGACATGTTCGATGTCTATCTCATGTTCATCTTCGGCGCGATCGGCTATTTCTTCCGAAAGCTCGACTACCCGCTCGCCCCGATGGTGCTGGCCCTCGTCCTCGGCGACCTCACCGAACGGACCTTCCGACAGAGCATGATCATGAGCCACGGAAGCATCGGGATCTTTTTCGACATGACGAACAACCCGATCGCCGCCGTTTTGATGTGGCTCTCCATTGCCCTCTTCGTCGTGCCGCTCGTCATGCCCCTCCTCCGACGCCTTCCCGGAAGAGGCGCCTAA
- a CDS encoding (4Fe-4S)-binding protein: MSIQSFEIIFRGIYQKALANKISRTLVLAAVKEGKKGISFGRYSDSPERNGIPAKLFGYIADSHEELEAVAAQYEPKQVDVSIALDDTLTKGVESWAWYGLQPLNAITQPGGTLIITSMQAHDDLVKHMHVKDAPYHLAIIKSEPSFAGLWVYKDDGTDARCLGAALKACPQICSMASLAEAIRENLGGDAHVEAARASFEDTRSDEVKPGEGNTETPFTFELLTWKQMRQGVVIDGVGGHNKYGDSDGGYVPGRNEKFKKWSTRSMRPVIQFDKCTKCTLCWIACPDTCFDVTPDGYYDANMDACCGCGVCEAICPVKDCITMTNEIVFEDRDSQYEMWNKNKGSYQKYVDEKLAVGKVENRHPITGLAGAFSGAGLDGGHTKETSQSWSIKDH, translated from the coding sequence ATCGTTTGAAATCATCTTCAGAGGGATTTACCAAAAAGCCCTCGCGAACAAGATATCCCGCACGCTCGTCCTGGCAGCGGTCAAGGAGGGCAAGAAGGGCATCTCGTTCGGCCGCTACAGCGACTCGCCCGAGCGCAACGGCATCCCGGCCAAGCTTTTCGGCTATATCGCCGACTCGCACGAGGAACTCGAAGCGGTGGCCGCGCAGTACGAACCCAAGCAGGTGGACGTATCCATCGCCCTGGACGACACCCTGACAAAGGGTGTGGAATCCTGGGCCTGGTATGGCTTGCAGCCCCTCAACGCCATCACCCAGCCGGGCGGAACGCTGATTATCACCTCGATGCAAGCGCACGATGATCTGGTCAAGCACATGCACGTCAAGGACGCGCCCTACCACCTGGCCATCATCAAGAGCGAGCCGAGCTTCGCCGGCCTTTGGGTCTACAAGGACGATGGAACGGATGCCCGCTGCCTGGGCGCCGCGCTCAAGGCCTGCCCGCAGATCTGCTCGATGGCGAGTCTGGCGGAAGCCATCCGGGAGAACCTCGGCGGCGACGCCCATGTGGAAGCGGCCCGGGCCAGTTTCGAGGATACGCGCTCCGATGAGGTCAAGCCCGGAGAGGGGAACACGGAAACGCCCTTCACATTTGAACTTCTCACCTGGAAGCAGATGCGCCAGGGCGTTGTCATCGACGGCGTCGGCGGCCACAACAAGTACGGCGATTCGGACGGCGGCTACGTTCCGGGCCGGAACGAAAAGTTCAAGAAATGGTCCACCCGGTCGATGCGCCCGGTGATCCAGTTCGACAAATGCACGAAGTGCACCCTCTGCTGGATTGCCTGCCCGGATACGTGCTTCGATGTGACGCCGGACGGCTACTACGACGCCAACATGGATGCCTGCTGCGGCTGCGGCGTCTGCGAAGCGATCTGCCCTGTGAAGGACTGCATCACCATGACGAATGAGATCGTTTTCGAGGATCGGGACAGCCAGTACGAGATGTGGAACAAAAACAAGGGAAGCTACCAGAAATACGTGGACGAAAAGCTGGCCGTGGGCAAAGTCGAGAACCGTCACCCGATCACCGGCTTGGCGGGAGCTTTCTCGGGCGCGGGGCTCGATGGCGGGCACACAAAAGAAACGAGCCAGTCCTGGTCCATAAAAGATCATTAG
- a CDS encoding thiamine pyrophosphate-dependent enzyme — MSTIEEYDAGTQELPLMGKVNQIPKKAVEEYYTSGHRTCQGCESALIMRLMAKAAGPRTIILGSTGCMYVANTTYYSTPWVVPWMHTQLGSSGSAATGTAAALRALMRKGKMKEEPINVISFCGDGGGIDMGLSSISAALQHTQYNHLIICYDNESYANTDIQISGASPYGANTTFTPPGKKYRIMNNRWKKNMAALIAVGHTKCRYVATGDASYPADLIDKVRKGLAIPGPAFIHTLDPCPKGWDYDPFFSHKLGELAVETGLFPLWEMQDGELTYNGQTARQVYGGRKRKPVREYLETQGRFHHFIDEDYQLFQDEVDRQFNDWMVPGVIPFKVVDPTKKK, encoded by the coding sequence ATGAGTACTATCGAAGAATACGACGCGGGGACCCAGGAGCTTCCCTTGATGGGGAAGGTGAACCAGATCCCCAAAAAGGCGGTTGAGGAGTACTACACGAGCGGCCACCGCACCTGTCAGGGCTGCGAGAGCGCGCTCATCATGCGGCTCATGGCCAAGGCGGCCGGCCCGCGGACCATCATCCTCGGCTCGACGGGCTGCATGTACGTGGCCAACACCACCTACTACAGCACCCCATGGGTGGTGCCATGGATGCACACCCAGCTGGGCTCGTCGGGTTCGGCGGCCACGGGCACCGCGGCGGCCCTCCGCGCCCTCATGCGCAAGGGCAAGATGAAGGAAGAGCCGATCAACGTCATCTCCTTCTGCGGCGACGGCGGCGGCATCGACATGGGCCTCTCGTCCATCTCGGCGGCGCTGCAGCACACCCAGTACAACCACCTGATCATCTGCTACGACAACGAGTCGTATGCGAACACGGACATTCAGATCTCGGGCGCTTCGCCCTACGGCGCGAACACCACGTTCACTCCGCCGGGCAAGAAATACCGCATCATGAACAACCGCTGGAAGAAGAACATGGCCGCCCTCATCGCCGTCGGGCACACCAAGTGCCGCTACGTGGCGACCGGGGATGCATCCTACCCGGCGGATCTCATCGACAAGGTCCGCAAGGGCCTTGCGATTCCGGGGCCGGCCTTCATCCACACGCTCGATCCTTGCCCGAAGGGGTGGGATTACGATCCCTTCTTCTCGCACAAGCTGGGTGAGCTCGCGGTCGAGACCGGCCTCTTCCCGCTCTGGGAAATGCAGGACGGGGAGCTGACCTACAACGGGCAGACCGCTCGCCAAGTCTACGGCGGCCGCAAGCGCAAGCCTGTGCGAGAGTATCTGGAGACGCAGGGCCGCTTCCACCACTTCATTGACGAGGACTACCAGCTCTTCCAGGATGAGGTGGACCGGCAGTTCAACGACTGGATGGTACCGGGCGTCATCCCCTTCAAGGTGGTGGACCCGACCAAGAAGAAGTAA
- a CDS encoding formylglycine-generating enzyme family protein: protein MEEKTGPDGVPMVHVPEGPFQMGSEIGNHDEQPQREVVLSGFWIDKYCVANAQYRKFLEENSGISAPPSFSQDDFAAPQQPVVSVSWEEASAYAAWAGKRLPTEAEWEKAARGTDGRRYPWGDDAPTYSLAHYAGGEPAFPLDVDAKEDVPSPYGAVQMAGNVFEWVNDWFDAFYYRNGPAENPRGLAHPTYEVAMARVVIHAVASGGSLSLGEAKRGDRFEILGRDKNAFKIRYGNTDGWVPRKAGYAWTVRAARGCGWDYIEDSLRCSARDGFEPWYKNLNLGFRCAMDE, encoded by the coding sequence GTGGAGGAAAAAACAGGGCCGGATGGCGTCCCGATGGTGCACGTTCCCGAAGGGCCTTTTCAGATGGGCTCTGAGATCGGCAACCACGACGAGCAGCCCCAACGCGAGGTGGTGCTCTCGGGATTCTGGATCGACAAGTATTGCGTCGCGAACGCGCAGTACCGGAAATTTCTCGAGGAAAACTCCGGCATCTCTGCGCCGCCCTCTTTTTCACAGGACGATTTCGCCGCGCCCCAGCAGCCGGTCGTCAGCGTGAGCTGGGAGGAGGCGAGCGCCTACGCCGCATGGGCGGGCAAGCGCCTTCCCACCGAGGCCGAGTGGGAAAAAGCCGCCCGGGGCACGGACGGCCGGCGCTATCCCTGGGGAGACGATGCGCCGACCTACTCGCTCGCGCACTATGCAGGCGGCGAGCCCGCGTTTCCCCTCGATGTGGACGCGAAAGAAGATGTACCTTCCCCCTACGGAGCGGTCCAGATGGCGGGCAATGTTTTCGAGTGGGTGAACGATTGGTTCGATGCGTTCTACTACCGGAACGGTCCGGCGGAGAACCCGCGTGGGCTTGCGCATCCCACCTACGAGGTGGCGATGGCCCGGGTGGTGATTCATGCGGTGGCATCGGGCGGGAGCCTTTCGCTCGGGGAGGCGAAGCGCGGCGATCGGTTCGAGATACTGGGGCGCGACAAGAACGCGTTTAAAATACGCTACGGGAACACCGATGGCTGGGTGCCCCGCAAGGCGGGCTACGCCTGGACCGTGCGCGCGGCGCGGGGCTGCGGCTGGGACTACATTGAGGACAGCCTGCGCTGCTCGGCCCGCGACGGCTTCGAGCCCTGGTACAAGAACTTGAACCTGGGGTTCCGCTGCGCGATGGACGAATGA